Proteins co-encoded in one Dreissena polymorpha isolate Duluth1 chromosome 12, UMN_Dpol_1.0, whole genome shotgun sequence genomic window:
- the LOC127852826 gene encoding uncharacterized protein LOC127852826 isoform X3 yields MQTASQSHPMTSATTSAAYKATAATASTSTTDDANKATVSGTSNTNDAYRATASSTSTANEAYTATASSTSTANDAYTTTVSSTSTTNAAYKATAASTSTTNSAYDITASETATYISTSLQIPTGVSSVSPHHPRVNAATISGGVAGVLGLLILVLLVKVYVRQRKIIKERDILMMSMYLTPRQTPLKKHRFKYTASNEELKQEEDVTEQERDSYMEPLVHRQIWQLLDRSPVLTRRAEEKENRKGTMYSSIRISENTAQRLQYIARCLGPNDALLKKQSITSLQTSLNDDYSQVKTPGAKRMELNDAPRWSTDSNHYEFVAGSTVDETEAENTVIYDDVILEQTEQLRYTKPQVGDNFNARMVRSRSTESVLEECRGNNPKRLTTAPRNSTIDIRGSVIDNVKPFTYKLVGEMKLVTNEG; encoded by the exons ATGCAAACTGCGTCGCAAAGTCACCCCATGACCTCTGCAACCACCAGTGCCGCATACAAAGCTACAGCCGCTACCGCTAGCACTTCTACCACCGATGACGCAAACAAAGCTACAGTATCTGGAACTTCTAACACCAATGACGCATACAGAGCTACAGCCTCTAGCACCTCTACCGCCAATGAGGCATACACAGCTACAGCCTCTAGCACCTCCACCGCCAATGACGCATACACAACTACAGTCTCTAGCACATCTACCACAAATGCAGCATACAAAGCTACAGCTGCTAGCACTTCTACCACCAATTCCGCATACGATATCACAGCGTCAGAAACTGCCACTTATATCAGCACAAGCCTTCAAATCCCGACCGGAGTTTCTTCTGTCAGTCCGCACCATCCGCGAG TAAACGCAGCCACAATTTCTGGCGGGGTCGCTGGTGTGCTGGGACTGCTGATCCTAGTGTTGCTCGTGAAGGTTTATGTAAGACAGAG AAAGATCATCAAAGAAAGAGACATTTTGATGATGTCGATGTATCTGACACCAAGGCAAACTCCACTTAAAAAACACCGTTTCAAATACACAGCCAGTAATGAAGAGCTAAAACAAGAGGAAGACGTCACTGAACAAGAGAGAGATTCGTATATGGAACCGTTGGTTCACAGACAAATATGGCAGCTCTTAGATAGGAGTCCCGTCCTTACCCGACGAGCTGAGGAGAAGGAAAATAGGAAGGGCACAATGTACAGCAGCATACGGATTTCCGAAAACACGGCCCAGAGGTTACAGTACATTGCCCGGTGTTTGGGTCCAAACGATGCCCTGTTGAAGAAGCAGAGCATAACATCCTTACAGACATCCTTGAATGATGATTACTCACAGGTTAAAACACCTGGTGCAAAGCGAATGGAATTAAATGATGCGCCACGCTGGAGCACGGATTCAAATCATTACGAATTTGTTGCAGGTAGCACTGTGGACGAAACAGAGGCAGAAAACACGGTAATTTACGACGACGTCATCCTTGAACAAACTGAACAATTGCGATACACAAAACCCCAGGTTGGAGACAACTTCAATGCAAGAATGGTTAGATCCAGGAGCACGGAGTCGGTGTTAGAAGAATGTCGGGGTAATAATCCGAAAAGGCTTACCACTGCACCTCGGAATTCTACCATTGATATTCGAGGATCTGTCATTGACAATGTAAAACCCTTCACGTATAAGCTTGTTGGGGAAATGAAGTTGGTTACAAACGAAGGATGA
- the LOC127852826 gene encoding uncharacterized protein LOC127852826 isoform X2, translating to MSQNIGILSWTNDDGQQEKNKRKISRPLSETSATPTSPQRTTTEYQPPTNLDTMQTASQSHPMTSATTSAAYKATAATASTSTTDDANKATVSGTSNTNDAYRATASSTSTANEAYTATASSTSTANDAYTTTVSSTSTTNAAYKATAASTSTTNSAYDITASETATYISTSLQIPTGVSSVSPHHPRVNAATISGGVAGVLGLLILVLLVKVYVRQRKIIKERDILMMSMYLTPRQTPLKKHRFKYTASNEELKQEEDVTEQERDSYMEPLVHRQIWQLLDRSPVLTRRAEEKENRKGTMYSSIRISENTAQRLQYIARCLGPNDALLKKQSITSLQTSLNDDYSQVKTPGAKRMELNDAPRWSTDSNHYEFVAGSTVDETEAENTVIYDDVILEQTEQLRYTKPQVGDNFNARMVRSRSTESVLEECRGNNPKRLTTAPRNSTIDIRGSVIDNVKPFTYKLVGEMKLVTNEG from the exons ATGTCGCAAAACATTGGTATACTATCATGGACCAACGACGATGGCcaacaagaaaaaaacaaaagaaaaatatcCAGGCCGCTATCAG AGACAAGTGCAACACCTACATCACCCCAGCGAACTACGACTGAGTATCAACCACCAACAAATCTAGACACAATGCAAACTGCGTCGCAAAGTCACCCCATGACCTCTGCAACCACCAGTGCCGCATACAAAGCTACAGCCGCTACCGCTAGCACTTCTACCACCGATGACGCAAACAAAGCTACAGTATCTGGAACTTCTAACACCAATGACGCATACAGAGCTACAGCCTCTAGCACCTCTACCGCCAATGAGGCATACACAGCTACAGCCTCTAGCACCTCCACCGCCAATGACGCATACACAACTACAGTCTCTAGCACATCTACCACAAATGCAGCATACAAAGCTACAGCTGCTAGCACTTCTACCACCAATTCCGCATACGATATCACAGCGTCAGAAACTGCCACTTATATCAGCACAAGCCTTCAAATCCCGACCGGAGTTTCTTCTGTCAGTCCGCACCATCCGCGAG TAAACGCAGCCACAATTTCTGGCGGGGTCGCTGGTGTGCTGGGACTGCTGATCCTAGTGTTGCTCGTGAAGGTTTATGTAAGACAGAG AAAGATCATCAAAGAAAGAGACATTTTGATGATGTCGATGTATCTGACACCAAGGCAAACTCCACTTAAAAAACACCGTTTCAAATACACAGCCAGTAATGAAGAGCTAAAACAAGAGGAAGACGTCACTGAACAAGAGAGAGATTCGTATATGGAACCGTTGGTTCACAGACAAATATGGCAGCTCTTAGATAGGAGTCCCGTCCTTACCCGACGAGCTGAGGAGAAGGAAAATAGGAAGGGCACAATGTACAGCAGCATACGGATTTCCGAAAACACGGCCCAGAGGTTACAGTACATTGCCCGGTGTTTGGGTCCAAACGATGCCCTGTTGAAGAAGCAGAGCATAACATCCTTACAGACATCCTTGAATGATGATTACTCACAGGTTAAAACACCTGGTGCAAAGCGAATGGAATTAAATGATGCGCCACGCTGGAGCACGGATTCAAATCATTACGAATTTGTTGCAGGTAGCACTGTGGACGAAACAGAGGCAGAAAACACGGTAATTTACGACGACGTCATCCTTGAACAAACTGAACAATTGCGATACACAAAACCCCAGGTTGGAGACAACTTCAATGCAAGAATGGTTAGATCCAGGAGCACGGAGTCGGTGTTAGAAGAATGTCGGGGTAATAATCCGAAAAGGCTTACCACTGCACCTCGGAATTCTACCATTGATATTCGAGGATCTGTCATTGACAATGTAAAACCCTTCACGTATAAGCTTGTTGGGGAAATGAAGTTGGTTACAAACGAAGGATGA
- the LOC127852826 gene encoding uncharacterized protein LOC127852826 isoform X1: MSQNIGILSWTNDDGQQEKNKRKISRPLSVSETSATPTSPQRTTTEYQPPTNLDTMQTASQSHPMTSATTSAAYKATAATASTSTTDDANKATVSGTSNTNDAYRATASSTSTANEAYTATASSTSTANDAYTTTVSSTSTTNAAYKATAASTSTTNSAYDITASETATYISTSLQIPTGVSSVSPHHPRVNAATISGGVAGVLGLLILVLLVKVYVRQRKIIKERDILMMSMYLTPRQTPLKKHRFKYTASNEELKQEEDVTEQERDSYMEPLVHRQIWQLLDRSPVLTRRAEEKENRKGTMYSSIRISENTAQRLQYIARCLGPNDALLKKQSITSLQTSLNDDYSQVKTPGAKRMELNDAPRWSTDSNHYEFVAGSTVDETEAENTVIYDDVILEQTEQLRYTKPQVGDNFNARMVRSRSTESVLEECRGNNPKRLTTAPRNSTIDIRGSVIDNVKPFTYKLVGEMKLVTNEG, encoded by the exons ATGTCGCAAAACATTGGTATACTATCATGGACCAACGACGATGGCcaacaagaaaaaaacaaaagaaaaatatcCAGGCCGCTATCAG TTTCAGAGACAAGTGCAACACCTACATCACCCCAGCGAACTACGACTGAGTATCAACCACCAACAAATCTAGACACAATGCAAACTGCGTCGCAAAGTCACCCCATGACCTCTGCAACCACCAGTGCCGCATACAAAGCTACAGCCGCTACCGCTAGCACTTCTACCACCGATGACGCAAACAAAGCTACAGTATCTGGAACTTCTAACACCAATGACGCATACAGAGCTACAGCCTCTAGCACCTCTACCGCCAATGAGGCATACACAGCTACAGCCTCTAGCACCTCCACCGCCAATGACGCATACACAACTACAGTCTCTAGCACATCTACCACAAATGCAGCATACAAAGCTACAGCTGCTAGCACTTCTACCACCAATTCCGCATACGATATCACAGCGTCAGAAACTGCCACTTATATCAGCACAAGCCTTCAAATCCCGACCGGAGTTTCTTCTGTCAGTCCGCACCATCCGCGAG TAAACGCAGCCACAATTTCTGGCGGGGTCGCTGGTGTGCTGGGACTGCTGATCCTAGTGTTGCTCGTGAAGGTTTATGTAAGACAGAG AAAGATCATCAAAGAAAGAGACATTTTGATGATGTCGATGTATCTGACACCAAGGCAAACTCCACTTAAAAAACACCGTTTCAAATACACAGCCAGTAATGAAGAGCTAAAACAAGAGGAAGACGTCACTGAACAAGAGAGAGATTCGTATATGGAACCGTTGGTTCACAGACAAATATGGCAGCTCTTAGATAGGAGTCCCGTCCTTACCCGACGAGCTGAGGAGAAGGAAAATAGGAAGGGCACAATGTACAGCAGCATACGGATTTCCGAAAACACGGCCCAGAGGTTACAGTACATTGCCCGGTGTTTGGGTCCAAACGATGCCCTGTTGAAGAAGCAGAGCATAACATCCTTACAGACATCCTTGAATGATGATTACTCACAGGTTAAAACACCTGGTGCAAAGCGAATGGAATTAAATGATGCGCCACGCTGGAGCACGGATTCAAATCATTACGAATTTGTTGCAGGTAGCACTGTGGACGAAACAGAGGCAGAAAACACGGTAATTTACGACGACGTCATCCTTGAACAAACTGAACAATTGCGATACACAAAACCCCAGGTTGGAGACAACTTCAATGCAAGAATGGTTAGATCCAGGAGCACGGAGTCGGTGTTAGAAGAATGTCGGGGTAATAATCCGAAAAGGCTTACCACTGCACCTCGGAATTCTACCATTGATATTCGAGGATCTGTCATTGACAATGTAAAACCCTTCACGTATAAGCTTGTTGGGGAAATGAAGTTGGTTACAAACGAAGGATGA